In the Halorussus salinus genome, CCGTTCTACGCGCCGACTGGCGAGTACGACGCCGAGGCGACGACGTGGGGTTGGTTGGTGTTTCAGGTCCCGGCGGAGACGACGGTCGGCGACCTCGCGGTGCGCTGGTCGCCCTCCGATGACGTGGGTGCGACGTGGCGGCGGTGAGTCGTCCGGTGGGGAAATACCACTTTCAAAGCGTCGAAGATGGCCGAAAAGAGCGGCGTCGTCTCCGAATCGGCACGGACGAGCAGGAGTCAGGCGTTCGCTTCGATGGCGTCCTGCACGTCGTCCCAGACCTCGTCGGGGGTCTGCTCGCCGTCGATGCGGACCAGTCGGCCCTCGTCGTCGTAGAACTGGACGACTGGCTGGGTGTTCTCGTCGTAGACCCGGATGCGCTCGCGGGCGGTCTCCTCGGTGTCGTCCTCGCGCTGGTAGAGGTCGCCGCCGCACTCGTCGCAGACGCCTTCCTCCTCGGGCGGGTTGAAATCGACGTGGTAGGTCGCGCCGCACTCCTCGCAGACGCGGCGGCCGGTTAGTCGGTCCACCAGTACGTCCTCGTCCACGTCGAGGTAGAGGACGGCGTCGAGGTCGGTCATCTCCGAGAGGGTTTCGGCCTGTTCGAGGTTCCGGGGGTAGCCGTCGAGGACGTAGCCGTCGGCCTCCGACAGCGCCTTCTCGACGATTTCGTTGACGAC is a window encoding:
- a CDS encoding adenylate kinase; amino-acid sequence: MDPHILILGAPGAGKGTQSDRIVSEFGVEHVTTGDALRANKGMDIGHLDLEYDTPGEYMDQGELVPDVVVNEIVEKALSEADGYVLDGYPRNLEQAETLSEMTDLDAVLYLDVDEDVLVDRLTGRRVCEECGATYHVDFNPPEEEGVCDECGGDLYQREDDTEETARERIRVYDENTQPVVQFYDDEGRLVRIDGEQTPDEVWDDVQDAIEANA